A genomic region of Stigmatopora nigra isolate UIUO_SnigA chromosome 16, RoL_Snig_1.1, whole genome shotgun sequence contains the following coding sequences:
- the LOC144209837 gene encoding uncharacterized protein LOC144209837 — protein MPHHTACSPYPSLSFFLSTRLPSAPSLAPPARRFVKKKKKNKKLSFLQRTDRTEEREEEAEEDRFCLPSRLGSISTSRSRAASSVSYWDQPPPSFQGALPTTGRGREITTSQFTTDPQEKRQAERAQEGEGILEARQERQHPGLQKKPKKKRSQFSL, from the exons ATGCCTCATCACACCGCATGCTCTCcatatccctctctctctttcttcctcTCAACACGTCTACCCTCCGCTCCTTCTTTGGCCCCGCCGGCTCGTCgcttcgttaaaaaaaaaaaaaaaaacaagaagcttTCTTTCCTTCAACGGACGGACCGGACGGAGGAaagggaggaggaggcggaagaGGACCGCTTTTGTTTGCCATCTCGGCTCGGCAGCATCAGTACCAGTCGGTCCAGAGCCGCATCCTCCGTTTCCTACTGGGATCAACCTCCTCCTTCTTTTCAGGGAGCTCTTCCTACAactgggagggggagggagatcACCACCTCCCAGTTTACCACGGACCCTCAGGAAAAGCGTCAGGCTGAAAGAGCGCAGGAAGGGGAGGGAATTTTAGAGGCGCGCCAGGAGAGGCAACACCCCGGGTTACAGAAAAAACCCAAGAAAAAGCGG TCCCAGTTCTCATTATGA
- the snx7 gene encoding sorting nexin-7 isoform X1, with the protein MSSQAILSKDMSDLEEEEDLEVFSKKLILSDGVPMPNSPSSMVNQYQFDEDEQHTESTKDLFVTVDSPESHVTAIETFIMYRVSTKTTRSEFDSSEFEVLRRYQDFVWLRSRLEEDHPTLIVHPLPEKFVMKGMVERFSTDFIETRKKALHRFLDKIANHPIMSFNQHLKVFLTSQDFSSQKKQGPGFLSRMGDTVRAVAHSVWGIKSRPEEFTHMQEYVDNFGGKISSVDKVSQRIIKEQREHMDELKQYGPLYSQWADIEEELHDPLKQVANCVEECSKETEKQINHLSEILVPALHEYVLCADVLKSVLKRRDNIQADFESKNEALASKRADQEVGQLEKEVDALTDRMEFANNALKGDWINWKNKTRDDLKSAFISTADNNMECYEKCLAVWESFLLSQKRDPIEHEDEVTS; encoded by the exons ATGAGTAGTCAGGCGATTTTGTCAAAAGACATGTCAGATCTCGAGGAAGAAGAAGATTTAGAGGTGTTCAGCAAG aAATTAATACTGTCAGATGGGGTTCCAATGCCCAACTCGCCCAGCTCCATGGTCAACCAGTACCAATTTGATGAAGATGAACAGCATACTGAAAGCACAAAAGACTTGTTTGTTACAGTCGACAGTCCAGAAAGTCACGTAACGGCTATTGAGACTTTCATCATGTACAGAGTTTCGACCAAG ACTACGAGAAGTGAATTTGACTCCTCTGAATTTGAAGTACTGCGACGCTACCAGGACTTTGTTTGGCTACGAAGCCGACTGGAAGAAGACCACCCGACCCTCATTGTTCAT CCTCTCCCAGAAAAGTTTGTGATGAAAGGCATGGTGGAGCGCTTCAGTACTGACTTTATCGAAACCAGGAAGAAAGCACTGCATCGCTTTCTCGACAAAATCGCCAACCATCCCATCATGTCCTTTAACCAGCACTTGAAAGTCTTCCTAACTTCTCAG GATTTCTCATCTCAAAAGAAGCAAGGTCCAGGATTCCTGAGCCGAATGGGTGACACTGTACGAGCGGTAGCCCACTCAGTGTGGGGCATCAAGAGCCGTCCTGAAGAATTCACGCATATGCAGGAATATGTAGATAACTTTGGCGGAAAGATCTCATCCGTCGACAAGGTTTCGCAGCGAATCATCAAGGAACAGCGAG AACATATGGATGAGCTAAAACAGTATGGACCCCTCTATAGCCAATGGGCAGATATCGAAGAAGAGCTGCATGACCCATTAAAACAAGTAGCCAACTGTGTGGAAGAATGCAGCAAAGAAACAGAAAAGCAAATCAACCATCTTTCTGAGATCTTGGTCCCTGCTCTTCATGAGTATGTGCTCTGTGCTGATGTACTAAAG AGTGTGCTAAAACGGAGAGACAATATCCAAGCTGATTTTGAGAGCAAAAATGAGGCTCTTGCATCCAAAAGAGCAGACCAAGAAGTT GGTCAGCTGGAGAAAGAGGTGGATGCTCTAACAGATCGAATGGAATTTGCAAACAATGCGTTGAAGGGAGATTGGATTaactggaaaaacaaaacaagggaTGATCTCAAGTCAGCCTTTATCTCAACTGCTGATAACAATATGGAATGCTATGAAAAG TGTCTCGCAGTGTGGGAATCATTCCTCTTATCTCAAAAGAGAGATCCCATTGAACATGAAGATGAAGTAACTTCATAA
- the snx7 gene encoding sorting nexin-7 isoform X2, with product MPNSPSSMVNQYQFDEDEQHTESTKDLFVTVDSPESHVTAIETFIMYRVSTKTTRSEFDSSEFEVLRRYQDFVWLRSRLEEDHPTLIVHPLPEKFVMKGMVERFSTDFIETRKKALHRFLDKIANHPIMSFNQHLKVFLTSQDFSSQKKQGPGFLSRMGDTVRAVAHSVWGIKSRPEEFTHMQEYVDNFGGKISSVDKVSQRIIKEQREHMDELKQYGPLYSQWADIEEELHDPLKQVANCVEECSKETEKQINHLSEILVPALHEYVLCADVLKSVLKRRDNIQADFESKNEALASKRADQEVGQLEKEVDALTDRMEFANNALKGDWINWKNKTRDDLKSAFISTADNNMECYEKCLAVWESFLLSQKRDPIEHEDEVTS from the exons ATGCCCAACTCGCCCAGCTCCATGGTCAACCAGTACCAATTTGATGAAGATGAACAGCATACTGAAAGCACAAAAGACTTGTTTGTTACAGTCGACAGTCCAGAAAGTCACGTAACGGCTATTGAGACTTTCATCATGTACAGAGTTTCGACCAAG ACTACGAGAAGTGAATTTGACTCCTCTGAATTTGAAGTACTGCGACGCTACCAGGACTTTGTTTGGCTACGAAGCCGACTGGAAGAAGACCACCCGACCCTCATTGTTCAT CCTCTCCCAGAAAAGTTTGTGATGAAAGGCATGGTGGAGCGCTTCAGTACTGACTTTATCGAAACCAGGAAGAAAGCACTGCATCGCTTTCTCGACAAAATCGCCAACCATCCCATCATGTCCTTTAACCAGCACTTGAAAGTCTTCCTAACTTCTCAG GATTTCTCATCTCAAAAGAAGCAAGGTCCAGGATTCCTGAGCCGAATGGGTGACACTGTACGAGCGGTAGCCCACTCAGTGTGGGGCATCAAGAGCCGTCCTGAAGAATTCACGCATATGCAGGAATATGTAGATAACTTTGGCGGAAAGATCTCATCCGTCGACAAGGTTTCGCAGCGAATCATCAAGGAACAGCGAG AACATATGGATGAGCTAAAACAGTATGGACCCCTCTATAGCCAATGGGCAGATATCGAAGAAGAGCTGCATGACCCATTAAAACAAGTAGCCAACTGTGTGGAAGAATGCAGCAAAGAAACAGAAAAGCAAATCAACCATCTTTCTGAGATCTTGGTCCCTGCTCTTCATGAGTATGTGCTCTGTGCTGATGTACTAAAG AGTGTGCTAAAACGGAGAGACAATATCCAAGCTGATTTTGAGAGCAAAAATGAGGCTCTTGCATCCAAAAGAGCAGACCAAGAAGTT GGTCAGCTGGAGAAAGAGGTGGATGCTCTAACAGATCGAATGGAATTTGCAAACAATGCGTTGAAGGGAGATTGGATTaactggaaaaacaaaacaagggaTGATCTCAAGTCAGCCTTTATCTCAACTGCTGATAACAATATGGAATGCTATGAAAAG TGTCTCGCAGTGTGGGAATCATTCCTCTTATCTCAAAAGAGAGATCCCATTGAACATGAAGATGAAGTAACTTCATAA
- the plppr5b gene encoding phospholipid phosphatase-related protein type 5 has protein sequence MLYFQLVIMAGTVMLAYYFEYTDTFSVHVQGFFCYDTTYTKPYLGPEDHSAIPPMLLYAVVAVLPTLLITITETVLFLVQYTSKEFDNSEKTVATGDCCYLNPLVRRTFRFLGVYTFGLFIVDIFVNAGQVVTGNLAPYFMTICKPNYTALGCHKSLRYISQQEACTGNQNEILHARKTFPSKEAALSIYAALYLAMYVTCTVQLKGTRLAKPVLSLAMVFLAFLTGLNRIAEYRNHWSDVIAGFLIGTAIATFLVVCVVHYFKGKLLLNDDMPVEMQVNTAILGMGHPLEKYIASQNHITFAEVT, from the exons ATGTTGTACTTTCAGTTAGTAATCATGGCTGGGACTGTCATGCTAGCTTATTACTTTGAGTACACTGATACCTTCAGTGTGCATGTACAGGGATTTTTTTGCTACGATACTACCTATACTAAACCCTACCTTGGACCGGAGGACCACAGCGCCATCCCACCCATGCTACTGTACGCTGTAGTAGCCGTTTTGCCTACACTGCTG ATCACAATAACAGAGACGGTGCTATTCTTGGTCCAGTATACATCAAAAGAGTTCGATAATTCAGAAAAGACGGTGGCCACAGGAGACTGCTGTTATCTCAACCCACTAGTGCGCAGGACCTTTCGTTTCCTCG GAGTTTACACCTTTGGCCTCTTTATCGTCGACATCTTTGTCAACGCCGGCCAGGTAGTGACGGGAAACCTGGCACCCTATTTCATGACCATCTGCAAACCAAACTACACGGCATTGGGGTGCCATAAGTCCCTTCGCTATATCAGCCAACAAGAAGCCTGCACGGGAAACCAGAATGAAATCCTACATGCCCGCAAAACCTTCCCTTCCAAAGAGGCTGCTCTCAGCATATATGCCGCACTCTACCTAGCT ATGTATGTGACATGCACAGTCCAGCTCAAAGGCACACGCCTTGCTAAGCCAGTATTGTCCCTCGCGATggtttttttggcttttctcACCGGACTTAATCGCATCGCTGAATACCGCAACCACTGGTCGGATGTTATTGCTGGCTTCCTGATTGGCACTGCCATTGCCACATTCTTA GTTGTATGCGTTGTACATTATTTCAAAGGGAAGTTGTTGCTGAATGATGATATGCCAGTAGAAATGCAAGTAAATACGGCCATTCTGGGGATGGGTCATCCTCTGGAAAAGTATATTGCCTCACAG AATCACATCACTTTTGCTGAGGTCACATGA
- the plppr4b gene encoding phospholipid phosphatase-related protein type 4, whose amino-acid sequence MSGGLAMSPREKGIQTKDSVSLLPCFYFVELPILVSSMVSLYFLEWTDLFKPVKSGYNCQDRSLSLPYIDPNHEVIPLLMLLSLAFAGPAITIMIGEAILFCCLARRKGGAGAESNINAAGCNFNSFIRRAIRFVGVHAFGLCATALVTDILQLMTGYPAPYFLTVCKPNYTTLNISCEHNPYILEDICSGADTAVINQGRKSFPSQHATLASFAAVYVSMYFNSTLTDSSKLLKPLLVFSFIICAIICGLTRIIQYKNHAIDVYVGFLIGGGIAVYLGLYAVGNFLPSKESSTSFTPRPHCPSCSLPHISQEAVLHHLQMKASLSGEPCIPTPQPEGILHRGLPQQQKGDDSLKFPGRDADGISPHSPRSKETVVTFSHTLPRVHTPQAIAAYEEAARRHAATLHHASMDSSRSKQLLSQWKSKNNHKCTLQVPDYFPPPGDLPVQVAQHPHHHGSMEVRSSSEPSAMGLDASFEAHAYMSKLATGASTTLPSNCSGITGGARMLMQSRPGSSQLVHIPEEAHENYHNASPKIVGGDIESVSSAEGTGQANWHRVAEKTAICRTNDEGKKNQPRIMQVIAMSKQQGLLQTHSKSLDESSTVAISQGLTHYRALTTEREMGSTTGPSSLGSTTGSISGSTGAIVRIEAHPENNKPIIQAPSTDGSGSWRWRSLDHGNGAVVGHGSTGGGSLRQSFDLNDLSRDSESSDSIREGSIDRKRAYHASSASVEPPTVTVHTSQPEQKLHNQSLSTIRVTPGDVSGAGSGNGDTASEIPSVASSRESTLRRKGHSVILIPERGNSPDVTRNVFYKGASIPNKE is encoded by the exons ATGTCTGGAGGTCTGGCCATGTCTCCCAGAGAAAAGGGGATTCAAACCAAGGACAGTGTCAGCCTGTTACCCTGTTTCTATTTCGTCGAG CTGCCTATCCTTGTGTCATCCATGGTCAGTTTATACTTCTTGGAATGGACAGATTTGTTCAAGCCAGTGAAGTCTGGCTATAACTGTCAAGACCGTAGTCTCAGTCTGCCCTACATCGACCCTAACCATGAGGTCATCCCTCTACTAATGTTGCTTAGCCTGGCATTTGCAGGGCCTGCAATAACG ATCATGATTGGCGAGGCCATCCTGTTTTGTTGTCTAGCTCGAAGAAAAGGCGGTGCTGGAGCTGAATCAAACATCAATGCAGCTGGCTGCAACTTCAACTCTTTCATACGGAGAGCTATAcgttttgttg gagttCATGCTTTTGGTCTTTGTGCCACTGCTCTCGTCACAGACATCCTTCAGCTGATGACAGGCTACCCAGCCCCTTATTTCCTTACAGTTTGTAAACCCAACTATACGACTCTAAATATCAGCTGTGAGCACAATCCTTACATCTTGGAGGATATTTGTTCTGGGGCTGATACTGCAGTTATTAATCAGGGCAG aaaATCATTCCCATCCCAACATGCTACTCTAGCATCATTTGCAGCTGTCTATGTTTCG ATGTACTTCAATAGCACTTTGACTGACTCATCCAAATTACTCAAGCCATTGCTGGTCTTTTCCTTCATCATCTGCGCCATCATTTGTGGTCTGACTCGGATTATTCAGTACAAGAACCATGCTATTGATGTCTACGTGGGGTTTCTGATTGGCGGTGGAATTGCTGTCTACCTG GGTCTCTATGCAGTTGGAAATTTCCTACCCAGTAAAGAATCTAGCACAAGCTTCACTCCAAGGCCCCACTGCCCATCCTGCTCTTTACCACACATTAGTCAAGAAGCCGTCCTCCATCACCTACAAATGAAAGCCAGCTTATCAGGTGAACCTTGCATTCCCACCCCCCAGCCCGAAGGAATTCTCCATCGGGGTCTTCCACAACAGCAAAAGGGTGATGATAGCCTCAAGTTCCCAGGCAGAGATGCGGATGGAATCTCACCCCACAGCCCACGAAGCAAAGAGACCGTTGTAACCTTTAGCCACACCCTCCCTCGTGTACACACTCCGCAGGCCATTGCAGCATACGAGGAAGCGGCCAGACGCCATGCCGCCACCCTTCACCATGCTTCCATGGATTCTAGCCGTTCAAAGCAGCTTTTGTCACAATGGAAGAGTAAAAACAACCATAAATGTACGCTCCAAGTCCctgactatttcccaccaccaGGAGACTTACCTGTACAAGTCGCTCAGCATCCTCATCACCATGGTAGTATGGAGGTCCGATCCAGTTCTGAGCCTTCGGCAATGGGTTTAGATGCAAGCTTCGAAGCTCATGCATATATGTCCAAACTAGCTACAGGAGCAAGCACTACTTTGCCCAGTAACTGCAGTGGCATTACAGGAGGAGCAAGAATGTTAATGCAGTCTCGACCTGGGTCTTCCCAGTTAGTCCACATTCCAGAAGAAGCGCATGAAAATTACCACAATGCCTCCCCAAAAATAGTAGGAGGAGACATAGAAAGTGTTTCTTCAGCTGAGGGCACGGGACAGGCTAACTGGCATAGGGTTGCAGAGAAGACTGCAATTTGTAGGACTAATGACGAAGGGAAGAAAAACCAACCGCGAATCATGCAAGTGATCGCTATGTCTAAACAACAGGGGCTCCTTCAGACCCATTCTAAAAGCTTGGATGAGAGCAGCACTGTAGCAATTTCTCAGGGCTTGACCCACTACAGGGCTCTCACTACTGAAAGAGAGATGGGTAGCACTACAGGTCCGAGTTCTCTGGGCAGCACCACAGGTAGTATTTCAGGCAGTACCGGAGCAATTGTCAGAATAGAAGCACACCCTGAAAACAACAAACCGATTATCCAGGCTCCTTCCACTGATGGAAGTGGATCGTGGCGGTGGCGATCTCTTGATCATGGCAACGGAGCTGTTGTCGGGCACGGTAGTACAGGAGGTGGGAGTTTGAGGCAATCCTTCGATCTCAATGATCTTAGCAGAGACTCGGAAAGCTCAGACTCAATACGAGAAGGGTCTATTGACAGGAAACGTGCTTATCACGCTTCCAGCGCCTCTGTCGAACCGCCCACAGTTACTGTCCATACAAGCCAACCAGAGCAGAAGCTTCATAATCAGAGCCTCTCTACAATAAGGGTCACTCCGGGGGATGTTAGTGGAGCCGGATCTGGCAACGGCGATACAGCTTCAGAAATTCCATCCGTCGCCTCCAGTCGGGAATCCACCCTTCGGAGAAAAGGTCATAGTGTCATCTTGATTCCAGAGCGAGGAAACAGCCCTGATGTCACACGAAATGTTTTCTATAAGGGAGCATCCATACCTAATAAGGAATAA